Proteins encoded in a region of the Photobacterium profundum SS9 genome:
- the gshA gene encoding glutamate--cysteine ligase produces the protein MDFSQRLQQISANSDALTQLGRGLEREALRITSEGNLSEQPHPVGLGSALTNKWVTTDYAESLLEFITPVSQDVDHLLTQLSDIHQFTYRQMGDERLWPMSMPCFVGKENDITLAQYGSSNTGRMKTLYREGLKHRYGSVMQVISGVHFNFSFPESFWQELFGDQSEQDRQDSISDAYFGLIRNYYRFGWLIPYLFGASPALCGSFLNKHNSSVDFKQLGCGTYYLPNATALRLSDLGYTSNAQSSLKIGFNSLDQYLDGLNQAIRTPSDDYADIGVKVEGEYRQLNSNVLQIENELYAPIRPKRVAKDGEKPSEALGRAGVEYIEVRSLDVNPFSPIGITEDQVRFLDLFLTWAVLTPSDDMDDSELACWRDNWNRVVLDGRNPDLMLKIGCNGERLSLQDWGVRVFKELQDVAVVMDKAAGNNKYQETCERLKGWVLNPDLTLSAQLLEKVKQNEGIGSVGHQLAAEHSQTLAERSYGFYSQPEFDVEAKISVEKQQKIEQGDTVSFEQFLDDYFADLK, from the coding sequence ATGGATTTTTCACAAAGGTTGCAGCAGATTTCCGCTAATTCTGATGCCTTAACACAACTCGGTCGTGGTCTTGAGCGTGAAGCGCTGCGAATTACATCGGAAGGTAACTTATCAGAACAACCGCATCCGGTTGGGTTAGGATCAGCATTAACCAATAAGTGGGTCACCACCGATTATGCAGAATCACTGTTAGAGTTTATTACTCCAGTATCGCAAGATGTTGACCATTTATTGACGCAATTAAGTGATATTCACCAGTTTACGTATCGCCAAATGGGTGACGAACGTTTATGGCCAATGTCGATGCCATGTTTTGTCGGTAAAGAGAATGACATCACGTTAGCGCAATACGGTAGTTCAAATACCGGGCGCATGAAAACCTTATACCGTGAAGGGTTAAAGCATCGTTATGGCAGCGTTATGCAGGTTATTTCTGGTGTGCATTTTAACTTTTCTTTCCCTGAATCATTTTGGCAAGAATTGTTTGGTGATCAAAGTGAGCAAGATCGCCAAGACTCTATTTCAGATGCGTATTTCGGCTTGATCCGAAACTACTATCGTTTTGGTTGGCTAATCCCGTATTTATTTGGTGCATCACCAGCGTTATGTGGCTCATTCCTTAACAAACATAATTCTTCGGTCGATTTTAAGCAGCTAGGTTGTGGTACATATTACCTACCGAATGCGACAGCTTTACGCCTAAGTGATTTGGGTTATACCAGTAACGCACAAAGCTCGTTGAAAATTGGTTTTAATAGCCTAGATCAGTATCTTGATGGTTTGAATCAAGCTATCCGTACACCGTCTGATGACTATGCAGATATTGGCGTGAAAGTGGAGGGTGAATACCGTCAGTTAAATAGCAATGTACTGCAAATTGAAAATGAATTGTATGCCCCCATTCGCCCTAAACGTGTAGCAAAAGATGGCGAGAAGCCTTCAGAAGCACTGGGTCGTGCTGGTGTTGAATATATTGAAGTACGTTCATTAGATGTGAATCCTTTTAGCCCTATTGGCATTACGGAAGATCAGGTTCGATTCCTTGATTTATTCCTTACGTGGGCCGTGCTTACACCGTCAGATGATATGGATGACTCTGAATTAGCATGCTGGCGTGATAACTGGAATCGCGTTGTGCTCGATGGTCGTAATCCTGATTTAATGCTGAAAATTGGCTGTAATGGTGAGCGCTTATCATTGCAAGATTGGGGCGTGCGCGTATTCAAAGAGCTGCAAGATGTTGCGGTTGTGATGGATAAAGCAGCGGGTAACAATAAATATCAGGAAACCTGTGAACGATTGAAAGGTTGGGTTCTTAACCCCGATCTAACGCTATCTGCACAGTTGCTTGAAAAAGTGAAACAAAATGAAGGGATCGGTTCCGTTGGGCATCAGCTCGCAGCTGAACACAGCCAAACGTTGGCTGAGCGTTCTTATGGCTTTTATTCTCAACCAGAATTTGACGTTGAAGCCAAAATATCAGTAGAGAAACAACAAAAAATTGAGCAAGGTGATACGGTATCATTTGAACAATTTTTAGATGATTATTTTGCTGATTTGAAGTGA
- a CDS encoding YqaA family protein, whose protein sequence is MLDLLNGDSALWVLFTTGFLSATLLPGGSEANLIATIKLGDNALWLVVLVATIGNTLGGMTNYWLGRLLPDKTSKEKHGHKALQWLKKYGYWSLFFSWLPVIGDPLCLAAGWLRMHHWLSFIIIMIGKAMRYIVLALVVQGFL, encoded by the coding sequence ATGTTAGATTTATTAAATGGCGATTCAGCATTATGGGTATTGTTCACCACTGGTTTTCTAAGTGCCACGTTGTTACCGGGCGGCTCTGAAGCCAACCTCATAGCAACGATTAAGCTGGGTGATAATGCCCTATGGCTTGTGGTATTAGTGGCGACGATAGGTAATACACTTGGTGGAATGACGAATTACTGGTTAGGGCGTTTACTACCGGATAAAACTTCTAAAGAAAAACATGGTCATAAAGCATTACAGTGGTTGAAAAAATATGGCTACTGGAGTTTATTCTTTAGTTGGTTACCCGTTATTGGTGACCCTTTATGTTTAGCTGCGGGCTGGTTGCGAATGCACCATTGGCTGAGCTTTATCATTATTATGATCGGTAAAGCTATGCGCTACATTGTGTTGGCTTTGGTAGTGCAAGGTTTTTTATAA
- the luxS gene encoding S-ribosylhomocysteine lyase has translation MPLLDSFTVDHTRMNAPAVRVAKTMQTPKGDTITVFDLRFCRPNMDILSERGIHTLEHLYAGFMRNHLNSERVEIIDISPMGCRTGFYMSLIGTPSEQDVAAGWTAAMEDVLNVESQDQIPELNEYQCGTYSMHSLEEAKDIAKTILAEGINVNKNDELALPESMLKELDVK, from the coding sequence ATGCCGTTATTAGATAGTTTTACTGTTGATCATACGCGAATGAATGCCCCTGCGGTACGTGTGGCAAAAACCATGCAAACGCCAAAAGGTGACACAATCACAGTATTTGATCTTCGTTTCTGTCGTCCTAATATGGATATTTTAAGTGAGCGTGGAATTCATACACTTGAGCACCTATACGCAGGCTTTATGCGTAACCACTTGAATTCAGAACGTGTAGAAATTATTGATATCTCGCCAATGGGGTGTCGTACGGGTTTTTACATGAGTTTAATTGGCACACCTAGCGAGCAAGATGTTGCAGCTGGTTGGACAGCAGCCATGGAAGATGTACTAAACGTCGAGTCGCAAGATCAAATCCCAGAATTGAATGAATACCAGTGTGGTACATACAGTATGCATTCATTAGAAGAAGCAAAAGACATTGCTAAAACAATTCTTGCTGAAGGGATTAATGTTAATAAGAACGACGAATTAGCCTTGCCTGAAAGCATGTTGAAAGAGCTTGATGTAAAGTAA
- a CDS encoding M16 family metallopeptidase, which produces MQKWVLSVTLLSIAGCSNQIGQETSTLPEGVTFVEQVAGVKGQPVIPYSKYTLENGLTVVLHEDKSDPLVHVDMTYHVGSAREQEGKSGFAHFFEHMMFQGSEHVGDQEHFRLITEAGGTLNGTTNRDRTNYFETVPANQLEKMLWLESDRMGFLLGAVSQRKFEIQRSTVKNERAQRYENRPYGLVYERLGEALYPRTHPYSWQTIGYVEDLERVDVNDLKAFFLRWYGPNNATLTIGGDLDKEQTLAWVNKYFGSIPRGPEVKDMPKQPVTLDADRYITLEDKVQQPMLMMAWPTSFNGSEDEASLDMLAKVIGGGKNSLLYQNLVKTGDVVDAGAYHDCAELACTMYVYAIGQSGEKGNLKELRSKVVSTLDDLEERGVSEKELNELKGMVEANAIFGLQSVSGKVSQLAAYQTFYGNPNHLSVELQQLRDVSTDSIESAYMQYVNGNPNVTLSVVPKGKTNLVAAKSNYTPMPRIIPEHKKLTEEQLALREPADNFDRNVMPQPSQPVEAVMPTLYQFELANGIKVLGTKYQETPTVELQMVIPAGRRFEPMGKTGLSKLVAAMMNEASTQSTAEELSSRLDSLGSTVSFNAGLYGTTVSVTSLDKNIVQTLAILEERLFKPAFNEVDFDRLKAQAIEGAVYEHQRPDWLASQATREILYKGTPFSLPPEGTKVSLNSITLKDVTDFYDTYYTPNGTDIVVVGDVTEQQLTKKIDFLSNWQGANKPVPSPIVLPIIAKQAIWMVDKPGAPQTIIRLVRQGLPYDATGELYETQLANFNLAGNFNSRLNLNLREDKGYTYGAGGYQTGGKEVGLSVYYAQVRADASLASAKEFLAELEKMSTEGVTDKEVDFMRLAVGQKDALSYETPSKKAQLLGQILTYSLPDNFVEERNEIVAKISKERLNELAAKWFNPDDYQIIVVGDAKALAPQFETLGIPMKTIQPNR; this is translated from the coding sequence GTGCAAAAGTGGGTTTTAAGTGTCACGTTGCTATCAATTGCAGGGTGTAGTAATCAAATAGGGCAAGAGACATCAACATTGCCTGAAGGTGTTACATTCGTCGAGCAAGTTGCAGGTGTGAAAGGGCAACCTGTTATTCCTTACAGTAAATATACACTTGAGAACGGTTTAACCGTTGTTCTTCATGAAGATAAATCAGACCCATTAGTGCATGTCGATATGACCTACCATGTTGGTTCTGCCCGTGAACAAGAAGGTAAATCAGGTTTTGCTCACTTCTTTGAACATATGATGTTTCAGGGATCAGAGCACGTCGGCGATCAAGAACATTTTCGTTTGATCACCGAGGCTGGTGGTACGTTAAATGGGACTACCAATCGAGACCGTACCAACTACTTCGAAACGGTACCTGCGAATCAATTAGAAAAAATGTTATGGCTAGAGTCAGATCGCATGGGTTTTTTACTTGGTGCTGTCTCTCAACGTAAATTCGAAATTCAACGCTCAACGGTTAAAAATGAACGCGCCCAGCGTTATGAAAACCGCCCTTATGGTTTAGTGTATGAGCGCCTTGGCGAAGCCCTTTATCCGCGTACTCACCCTTACTCATGGCAAACTATTGGTTATGTTGAAGATCTTGAACGTGTTGATGTTAATGATCTAAAAGCATTCTTCCTGCGTTGGTATGGCCCGAATAATGCCACGCTAACCATCGGTGGAGACTTAGACAAAGAACAAACATTAGCATGGGTTAATAAATACTTTGGCTCAATCCCTCGAGGCCCTGAAGTAAAAGATATGCCTAAGCAGCCCGTTACGCTGGATGCTGACCGCTATATAACCTTAGAAGATAAAGTACAGCAACCTATGCTGATGATGGCATGGCCGACGTCGTTTAACGGTTCAGAAGATGAAGCATCGCTTGATATGCTGGCCAAAGTGATTGGCGGTGGTAAAAACAGTCTGCTCTATCAAAACTTAGTGAAAACCGGTGATGTTGTTGATGCGGGTGCCTACCATGATTGTGCAGAGCTTGCGTGTACCATGTATGTGTATGCGATTGGACAAAGTGGTGAGAAAGGCAACTTAAAAGAGCTGCGCAGTAAAGTGGTATCCACCCTTGATGATTTAGAAGAACGAGGGGTCAGTGAAAAAGAGCTGAACGAACTAAAAGGCATGGTCGAAGCGAATGCTATTTTTGGCTTGCAAAGTGTGAGCGGAAAAGTATCTCAATTGGCTGCCTATCAGACGTTTTACGGCAACCCTAATCATTTAAGTGTAGAGCTACAACAATTACGTGATGTTTCGACAGATAGCATTGAGTCTGCATATATGCAGTACGTAAACGGTAACCCCAATGTGACCTTAAGTGTAGTGCCTAAAGGTAAAACTAACTTGGTTGCCGCTAAGTCAAATTACACGCCAATGCCTCGTATTATTCCTGAGCATAAAAAACTGACAGAGGAACAATTAGCTTTACGTGAACCGGCTGATAATTTTGATCGTAATGTAATGCCACAGCCTTCACAGCCTGTGGAAGCTGTAATGCCAACCTTGTATCAATTTGAGTTAGCCAACGGTATTAAAGTACTTGGTACCAAATACCAAGAAACCCCAACGGTAGAATTACAAATGGTTATTCCTGCTGGTCGTCGTTTTGAGCCAATGGGGAAAACAGGATTATCTAAGCTTGTTGCAGCCATGATGAATGAAGCAAGTACTCAATCAACCGCAGAAGAATTGTCATCACGATTAGATTCGTTGGGCAGTACTGTTAGTTTTAATGCTGGCTTGTACGGTACAACCGTCTCGGTAACATCGCTGGATAAAAACATAGTACAAACGCTGGCTATCTTGGAAGAGCGTTTATTCAAACCTGCTTTCAATGAAGTTGATTTTGACCGTTTAAAAGCACAAGCGATTGAAGGTGCGGTATACGAACATCAACGACCTGATTGGCTAGCGAGTCAAGCAACGCGTGAAATTCTGTATAAGGGGACCCCGTTTAGCTTACCCCCAGAAGGCACGAAGGTATCTTTAAACAGTATTACCTTGAAAGATGTAACAGACTTTTATGATACTTATTACACACCGAATGGCACCGACATTGTTGTTGTGGGTGATGTTACCGAGCAGCAATTAACGAAAAAAATTGATTTCCTATCAAATTGGCAAGGGGCGAACAAGCCAGTACCTAGTCCTATTGTATTACCTATTATAGCGAAACAAGCGATTTGGATGGTTGATAAGCCGGGTGCGCCACAGACGATCATTCGTCTTGTTCGTCAAGGTCTACCTTATGATGCAACGGGTGAGTTATACGAAACGCAATTGGCTAACTTCAATTTAGCGGGTAACTTCAATAGCCGTTTAAACTTAAATCTGCGTGAAGATAAAGGCTATACCTATGGCGCGGGTGGTTATCAAACCGGTGGGAAAGAGGTGGGTTTATCTGTGTATTATGCCCAAGTACGTGCAGATGCTAGCTTAGCGTCGGCGAAAGAGTTCTTGGCTGAGCTTGAAAAAATGAGCACAGAAGGTGTAACAGATAAAGAAGTCGACTTTATGCGTTTAGCGGTTGGGCAGAAAGATGCACTCAGTTATGAAACACCAAGTAAAAAAGCACAACTGCTAGGTCAGATCCTAACGTATTCGCTACCTGACAATTTTGTTGAAGAGCGTAATGAAATTGTGGCGAAGATTAGTAAAGAGCGACTAAATGAATTAGCGGCTAAGTGGTTTAATCCAGATGATTACCAAATCATTGTAGTGGGGGACGCGAAGGCATTGGCGCCACAATTTGAAACACTGGGTATTCCGATGAAAACAATTCAGCCTAATCGTTAA
- a CDS encoding HlyC/CorC family transporter — protein sequence MDDISTGALFSLLILLLIISGYFSGSETGMMSLNRYKLRHLANQGHRGAKRVEKLLARPDRLIGLILIGNNLVNILASAIATIIGMRLYGDLGVAIATGALTLVVLVFSEVTPKTLATIYPERVSYLSSIVLNVLMKVLYPLVWFVNGITNGFLLLLGLKVDNMNSSKLNSAELRTIVDEAGGLIPRRHQDMLLSILDLENVTVEDLMVPRSDIAAININDDWKSITRQLIHSAHGRIVLYRDTIDEVVGMLRVREAYRLMMEKNEFSKANLLRAADEVYFIPEATPLNTQLLKFQRNKERIGLIVDEYGDIQGLITLEDILEEIVGEFTTSIAPTLAEEVTSQADGSLLIEGSANIRDLNKSLNWSLPTDGPRTLNGLILEQLEDIPDNQLSLEVAGHQMVIMDVSDNMIKLVKILPATLKQTG from the coding sequence TTGGACGACATATCCACGGGAGCATTATTCTCCCTACTGATATTGCTACTCATTATTTCCGGATATTTCTCCGGCTCTGAAACCGGCATGATGTCACTCAACCGTTACAAGTTGCGGCATTTAGCGAATCAAGGGCACCGTGGGGCAAAACGTGTTGAAAAACTGCTTGCCCGCCCAGATCGCCTTATCGGTCTGATTCTGATTGGCAACAATCTCGTCAATATTCTAGCTTCAGCCATTGCGACCATAATCGGAATGCGCTTATACGGTGATCTCGGTGTTGCTATTGCAACGGGTGCCCTCACCTTAGTGGTATTAGTTTTCTCTGAAGTCACTCCAAAAACACTGGCAACGATTTATCCTGAACGCGTTTCTTACCTCAGTAGTATTGTGCTTAATGTGCTCATGAAAGTGCTGTATCCGCTGGTCTGGTTTGTAAACGGCATTACCAATGGCTTTTTGCTTCTTCTCGGGCTAAAAGTCGATAACATGAATAGCTCAAAGCTCAATTCAGCTGAATTACGTACAATTGTTGATGAGGCTGGCGGCTTAATTCCTCGTCGTCACCAAGATATGCTTTTATCTATTCTAGATTTAGAAAATGTGACCGTCGAAGACTTAATGGTCCCACGCAGTGACATTGCCGCTATCAACATTAATGACGATTGGAAATCCATCACGCGTCAACTCATCCACTCGGCCCACGGTCGTATCGTGCTATATCGGGATACGATTGATGAAGTCGTTGGCATGTTACGTGTGCGTGAAGCATACCGCTTGATGATGGAAAAAAATGAATTCAGTAAAGCAAACCTGTTGCGTGCCGCCGATGAAGTGTATTTCATTCCAGAAGCTACCCCACTCAATACTCAACTCTTAAAATTCCAACGTAATAAAGAACGCATTGGTTTAATTGTGGATGAATACGGTGATATTCAGGGCTTGATTACACTGGAAGATATTCTTGAAGAAATTGTGGGTGAATTTACCACATCGATTGCACCGACATTAGCGGAAGAAGTCACATCACAAGCCGATGGTAGCTTGCTGATCGAAGGCAGTGCCAATATTCGAGACCTTAATAAAAGTCTGAATTGGAGTTTACCAACCGATGGTCCGCGCACGCTGAACGGTTTGATTTTAGAGCAGTTAGAAGATATTCCAGATAACCAATTAAGTCTCGAAGTCGCAGGGCATCAAATGGTCATTATGGATGTCTCTGACAACATGATTAAGTTGGTTAAGATCTTACCTGCGACATTAAAACAAACAGGATAA
- a CDS encoding inner membrane protein YpjD, whose protein sequence is MDTLIALVAACFYFLALGLVVPGLTNSNGIKTKPVFIAALVAITLHVLLLKDLILGGSGQNLSILNVASLISLIIAILTTFAMLRMRVWFLLPVIYSFAAINLSAATLLPGAFITHLESHPQVLFHISLALFSYSTLMIATLYAIQLAWLDHKLKNKKSLKINPNIPPLMMVERQLFKIILVGNSLLTVTLISGIFFIQDMLAQGKTHKAVLSLLAWGVYSVLLWGHYQKGWRGRRVIWFSLVGAFLLTLAYFGSRFVKEIIIGG, encoded by the coding sequence ATGGATACGTTAATAGCCTTAGTGGCCGCTTGCTTTTATTTTCTCGCTCTGGGGCTTGTTGTTCCAGGCTTAACCAATAGTAATGGTATTAAAACTAAGCCGGTATTTATTGCGGCTTTAGTGGCAATAACGTTACATGTATTGCTGTTGAAAGACTTAATTTTGGGTGGCTCAGGGCAAAACCTCAGTATATTGAATGTTGCTTCTTTGATCAGTTTGATCATTGCAATATTAACAACATTCGCCATGTTACGCATGCGAGTGTGGTTTTTGCTTCCTGTAATATATAGCTTTGCTGCCATTAATTTATCGGCCGCAACATTATTACCCGGAGCCTTTATTACCCATTTAGAAAGTCATCCTCAAGTCTTATTTCATATCTCTCTTGCATTGTTTTCTTATTCAACACTTATGATTGCGACCTTGTATGCTATTCAATTGGCATGGTTGGATCACAAATTAAAAAATAAGAAGAGCTTGAAGATTAACCCTAACATTCCTCCTTTAATGATGGTGGAACGTCAGCTTTTCAAGATCATTTTGGTCGGTAATTCACTTTTAACCGTTACCCTGATTTCTGGCATCTTTTTTATTCAAGATATGTTGGCACAAGGCAAAACCCATAAAGCGGTGCTTTCTCTACTTGCGTGGGGGGTTTATAGCGTATTACTTTGGGGACACTACCAAAAAGGATGGCGCGGTCGTAGGGTGATCTGGTTTAGTTTAGTCGGTGCATTTCTTCTAACACTTGCTTACTTTGGTAGCCGTTTTGTGAAAGAAATCATAATTGGGGGCTAA